GAGGTGATGGGCCCAACGGGATGGGTCAGGACGAGCTGGCAGGTGATGCTGCGGTGCAGCGGGATGATGGTCTCGGTCCTGAACAGAGTGGTCCAGCAGGGCCCGGTATTCAACTCGATATCCTTCTCCCCTGCGCTCATCGCCTGCGACAATGGGGAGCTCCGCTTGATAGAGGAGAATGGTGAGTGGAGGAGCTACACTCTGCCCCTCGCATCCAACCTCCTTGCGGTCTCTTGGCTCCCTGACACCGGCGACGCCCTCGTCGTGGGCGAGGGCGGAACCGCGGCTCTATTCAACGAATCCCGCAGGGAGACCCGCCTCCTGCCCGCCGCCACCGTCCAGCCCCTGACGGGCCTTTCCTCCCGTCCCCGGGGCGAGCCAACCCTCTGCTCGGGGTGGAACGGAATGGTCCTCCGCTACACCTCCAACACGCCCCCCACTCCAGTGACCCTACATGAGCCCACCAACATCACCGATAACGCGCTAGAGCTCAGCTGGACGATGAACCCGGACAAAGACTTCAGCAGGTATGAGGTCTACCAGTCCACGCTGTCGAACTTCAGCGCTCCAAAGCTCCTAATGTGGACGGGAGACAGGTCAAGGACCGGGCTCCTGGTCACTGGACTTGCCAGATTAACCACTTATTACTTCATGGTTCGCGTGCTCGACCGCGCCGGCCTTTCCGCCGATTCGAATGTCGTCAGGGCCACAACTCTCCTCGGCAACGTCCCGCCGGCCGCTGTGACTCTCTATGCGCCCACATCCGTCACCGACAGCTCCATGACGCTATCCTGGAGCCGGAACAACGACGGAGACTTTGCGCGCTACGAGCTCCATGGCTCCACCCAGCCGGGCTTCACCCCCTCCCAGTCCACCTTAATCGCCTCCATCCCTGACCAAAACACGACCCAGTTCTCCGTCACCGGCCTCTTGCCATCGACCAATTACTATTTCAGGGTCAGGACGTGGGACACTGGGGGGCTATTCAACGACTCCAACCGCGTCAACGCCACCACAGCGGCCCAAAACCTACCTCCAGAGGCCCCCGTACTCTATCCCCCGTCGAATATCACGGAAAGCTCGATGACGCTAAGTTGGTCTAGGAATAATGATAGCGATTTTGCACGGTACACGCTATTCATGGGCAACGGCAGCGGCTTCGAGCCGAGCAACGAGTCCCTTATCGCCACCATCGAGAACCAGTCCACAACGTCCTACACAGCCTCGGGCCTCTCCAGCAACACCACCTACTTCTTCAGGCTGAGGGTCGAGGACACCGGAGGCCTCTGGAACCTGTCAGGAGAAGTCAACGGAACCACCTTGCCGCCCAACGCGCCACCATCTCCCGTAGCGCTTCAGCCCCCGACGGACGTCACCGAGACTTCGATGAGGCTGGAGTGGTCAGAGAGCCCCGAACCCGACTTCAAGCAGTACGAGCTCCATGCCTCGACAACGCCAAATTTCAATATAACCGCCGGAACCGCCGTCGCGACGATAGTCGAGCGCGACCGGACCAACTGGGAGGTCGGGCGCCTATTGCCAGAGACAACATACTACTTCAAGGTCAGGGTCAGAGACACCGGAGAGCTCTACGCGGACTCAAATGAAGTCAGCGGGACGACGCTCTCCAACCGCCCTCCGCCAGCGGTTGTCCTCTACAAACCCTTCAACGAGACCGAGAGGTCGATGCAGCTCGAGTGGACAGCCTCTGAGGCCCCGGACTTCGCCCGGTACGAGCTCCACTGCTCGAAGGTCCAGGGGTTCACTCCAGAGCCCGGAACGCTCAGGGCCCAGATTTTCGAAAAGGAGAGGGTGGTCCAGACCGTTTCGGACCTGGAGGCCAACACGACCTATTATTTCAGGCTGAGGGTGTACGACACGGGCCAGCTATTTAATGACTCGAACGAGGTCAGCGGGACCACGCTCGGGCCAGACCTCCCGCCAGTGGCCCCCGTACTCGCCGACCCCATCGAGATCACGGAGAGCTCTGTTCTTCTCGAGTGGACACAGACCCGGGACCCCGACTTCGCGGAGTACATTGTTCACAGGGGCTCCTACGCAGGATTCGCCCCGTCAGACGCCACTAAGGTCGCGAGCATACCCCACGCTTCCACCACCACCTACAATGTGACTGGCCTCAAACCCAACACGGTCCATTACTTTAGGATAGAGGTCAGGGACTTGACGGGTCATGTGAATTACTCTAATGAGGTGAGGGCGAAGACCCTGACCGTCAACATCCCTCCCATCGCCGATGCAGGCCAGGACATGACCGTGACTGCAGGGGAGAGGGCCTACTTTTGGGCCTACGCCACGGACCCCGATGGGTATGTGACGACCTACGAATGGGACTTTCAGGGCGATGGGGTCTGGGACTACCGCGGCATCAACGGCAACACGAGCTTCGTCTACGAGACCATAGGCTTCTATCAAGCGACCCTGAGGGTCACCGACGACAGGGGTGGGCAATCCCAAGCCACTGTAAATGTGACCGTCGAGCCACCCCTACCCCCCAACATCCCGCCTGTGATTCTGTACGCCGGGGAGGCTGTGGAGGGTTACATCGGCGAGGAGATCCCCTTCTCCGGAACAGCCATCGACCCTGACGGGTATATCGTGAAATACGAATGGGACTTCGACGGCGACGGTGTCTTCGATTTCGAGTCGGCCACCGATGCCAACACTACGGCTGTTTACTCCGAAAAGGGGAGCTACACAGCGGTGCTCAGGGTCACCGACAACAGACGCGCCACAGCCTACGCAGAGAGAGGGGTTGAGATACTCCGTTATAATAATCCCCCGGAGGCAAGGATAGACGCACCTAGGGACAGGCAGAGCTTCTACGTCGACGAGCTGGTCACACTCGACGGCCGCTCGAGCTATGACCCCGATGGCGACCGGATGAGCTATCTGTGGGAGAACGTGCGCGAGGGCAAGACCCTCGGCACCTCCGCGCTCATCAAGACCACGTTCAGCAAGGGCAACTATACCATCAGGTTGACCGTCTCGGACGGGGAGCTCAGCGCGAGCGCGGAGGTCTCGATATCAGTCCAGGAGAGACCGAACCAGAGGCCGACTGTCAAAATCGAGCAGCCCCTGAACAACTCAATAGTAAAGGGCACTGTAACGATCTCCGGAACCGCTAAAGACGATAAAAAGGTCGAGAAGGTCGAGGTTAAGCTCGACCCAACAGGCGCGTGGCAGAAAGCCTCGGGAACGCGCTTCTGGAGCTACGAGCTCGACACCCGCAACCTCGCCGCGGGAATTCATACAGTCTACGCCAGGGCGTACGATGGCCAGGACTACTCTCAGGAGGTCCTAGTCAAAATCAATGTCCAAAACCCAGTACCCAAGCGGGAGGGGGGGAGCGCCTTCGTTCCCGGATTCGGTGTGGGCGCAGCCCTGCTTTGTTTGAGCATCCTCCTCCCGGCCGCCCTCGCGGCTAGGAGGCGTCAATTTCACGGCCGCTGATTCGCTCGAACCAGCCCACAATCCCCGTTCTACTCGGGCGCCGCGCAAGGAACGAGCAAACACCGGCCCCTCGCCCGCCTCCACACGCAGAGGGTAGCGGTACATGCGGAAATAACACGCGGGGAGCATTTATGCATATATAGGCTTATATTATACAATTCCCATACCCCCTTCTCAGACCTAACGGAGAAGCTGTGAGAGGCAGGGAGCCATGGTTGGCGAAACGGCGACGAAGCGCATCAAGGTCATCAACGACCCCACCGACCTTGTGCCGATTCTGAGGGCGGTCGACAGCAAAGTCAGGAGGGACGTCTTCAAGGAGGTCTCGGAGGACTGGC
The genomic region above belongs to Thermoplasmata archaeon and contains:
- a CDS encoding fibronectin type III domain-containing protein, which encodes MRKASGVTVKGMSRTRLAIVAVLWLLSGSIPAPVLPQKGELENSPYLDESFGRFDWVHPYPTGADLSAAAWTPDGKTALIAGAQGNLILYDGTEFLPLYTNTTISFTDVAWHPGGYALITATGGKLLRYSGGSLTEIPTGTTESLLGIDINQRTGLALVVGERRTVLLVEGEGVTTLSSGGSLVLRSVSWEPGGVYALVAGDDPSSSSGGRVLIYSSQNKTLRTVDTELTSSQVIDVAFSPTASVALISTTYVSSQGSLRGRLLYWNGTGLRVADEGLPPFGIAGVSWRPDGAFGYLLMYGEIRKYTQDGAFTSSIAHRSSLNRMAWRPDGSAALVVGEEGYVGIYDELSLEELSRRTITETLFSVAWSPDGTLALAVGAGGLVAVYDGNGWDISLVRVKTTRPSFYDVAWKPDGSSALIVGEAGSLVRYSRNGNIEPNLQSGTVQTLRAVAWSPSGDYALIVGDSGTIRRFDGTKSIPVPSETTYTLRDVAFNPSDGDAYIVGGDVREVMGPTGWVRTSWQVMLRCSGMMVSVLNRVVQQGPVFNSISFSPALIACDNGELRLIEENGEWRSYTLPLASNLLAVSWLPDTGDALVVGEGGTAALFNESRRETRLLPAATVQPLTGLSSRPRGEPTLCSGWNGMVLRYTSNTPPTPVTLHEPTNITDNALELSWTMNPDKDFSRYEVYQSTLSNFSAPKLLMWTGDRSRTGLLVTGLARLTTYYFMVRVLDRAGLSADSNVVRATTLLGNVPPAAVTLYAPTSVTDSSMTLSWSRNNDGDFARYELHGSTQPGFTPSQSTLIASIPDQNTTQFSVTGLLPSTNYYFRVRTWDTGGLFNDSNRVNATTAAQNLPPEAPVLYPPSNITESSMTLSWSRNNDSDFARYTLFMGNGSGFEPSNESLIATIENQSTTSYTASGLSSNTTYFFRLRVEDTGGLWNLSGEVNGTTLPPNAPPSPVALQPPTDVTETSMRLEWSESPEPDFKQYELHASTTPNFNITAGTAVATIVERDRTNWEVGRLLPETTYYFKVRVRDTGELYADSNEVSGTTLSNRPPPAVVLYKPFNETERSMQLEWTASEAPDFARYELHCSKVQGFTPEPGTLRAQIFEKERVVQTVSDLEANTTYYFRLRVYDTGQLFNDSNEVSGTTLGPDLPPVAPVLADPIEITESSVLLEWTQTRDPDFAEYIVHRGSYAGFAPSDATKVASIPHASTTTYNVTGLKPNTVHYFRIEVRDLTGHVNYSNEVRAKTLTVNIPPIADAGQDMTVTAGERAYFWAYATDPDGYVTTYEWDFQGDGVWDYRGINGNTSFVYETIGFYQATLRVTDDRGGQSQATVNVTVEPPLPPNIPPVILYAGEAVEGYIGEEIPFSGTAIDPDGYIVKYEWDFDGDGVFDFESATDANTTAVYSEKGSYTAVLRVTDNRRATAYAERGVEILRYNNPPEARIDAPRDRQSFYVDELVTLDGRSSYDPDGDRMSYLWENVREGKTLGTSALIKTTFSKGNYTIRLTVSDGELSASAEVSISVQERPNQRPTVKIEQPLNNSIVKGTVTISGTAKDDKKVEKVEVKLDPTGAWQKASGTRFWSYELDTRNLAAGIHTVYARAYDGQDYSQEVLVKINVQNPVPKREGGSAFVPGFGVGAALLCLSILLPAALAARRRQFHGR